Below is a genomic region from Bacteroidia bacterium.
GCTTTTCAAGATTTTAACATTTCATTTGACATTTATTCCCGTACTTCTAACGCTATACATCATAAAACTGCATCAGATTTTTTTGAACATCTCTACAAAAATGGCAAATTTGAGGAATACGTAACTGAACAATTTTACGATGAAACCAATCAACAATTTGTAGCCGATAGGTTTCTCAAAGGTACTTGCCCTAAGTGTGGCAACCCCGATGCTTATGGCGACCAGTGCGAAAAGTGTGGCTCTACTTTGAACCCTACGGATTTAATTAACCCCGTTTCTCGGATCACAGGTAAACCTCTATCACTCAAAAAAACTAAACATTGGTTTTTGCCCTTAAACCAGTACCAAAAAATTTTACAAGATTGGATAAATGCACACGCAGCTAAATGGAAAACAAACGTAGTTGGACAATGCATGTCTTGGCTAAATGAAGGATTACAGCCCCGTGCAGTTACCCGAGATTTAGACTGGGGTGTGAAAGTACCTGCATCTATACCAGGTAGTGAAAATAAAGTGTTATACGTATGGTTTGATGCGCCTATTGGTTATATTTCTGCTACCAAAGAATGGGCAATTGAGCAAAACAACCCCGATGCATGGAAAAAATACTGGCTACAGCAACCCAACGAACAAGATAATGCTCGTTTGATTCATTTTATTGGTAAAGATAACATTGTTTTTCATTGTATTGTATTCCCAGCTATGCTCATAGCACACGGCGGATATATCTTACCTGAAAATGTCCCCGCTAATGAATTTCTCAATATCGAAGGCGATAAAATTTCTACTTCTCGCAATTGGGCAGTTTGGCTACATGAGTTTGCTGAAAAATTCCCCTCAAAAATTGATGTACTGCGATATGTACTCACTGCTACTATGCCCGAAACCAAAGACAATGATTTTAGTTGGATAGACTTTCAGCAGCGTAATAACAATGAGCTAGTAGCTACTTTGGGAAATTTTGTCAATAGAGTTTTTACTCTAATAGGCAAATACTTTCAAGGAAGGGTCCCAGAACTTGCAGATAGCTCTGCTATAACAGAGTACAGCTTAATTCAAAGTTTTCTTCAATATGAAAAAGAACAAACAAAAACATGGGCATCGGTGATTGGGGAGTACATAGAG
It encodes:
- the metG gene encoding methionine--tRNA ligase, whose translation is AFQDFNISFDIYSRTSNAIHHKTASDFFEHLYKNGKFEEYVTEQFYDETNQQFVADRFLKGTCPKCGNPDAYGDQCEKCGSTLNPTDLINPVSRITGKPLSLKKTKHWFLPLNQYQKILQDWINAHAAKWKTNVVGQCMSWLNEGLQPRAVTRDLDWGVKVPASIPGSENKVLYVWFDAPIGYISATKEWAIEQNNPDAWKKYWLQQPNEQDNARLIHFIGKDNIVFHCIVFPAMLIAHGGYILPENVPANEFLNIEGDKISTSRNWAVWLHEFAEKFPSKIDVLRYVLTATMPETKDNDFSWIDFQQRNNNELVATLGNFVNRVFTLIGKYFQGRVPELADSSAITEYSLIQSFLQYEKEQTKTWASVIGEYIENYRFRDALQTIMAFAMKGNKFLQETEPWKTIQSNPKQTAIDLFHAVQMVAHLAIWLEPFMPATAQKLQNSLQIEQATWNLSQEWAIVPQGTAITQIGLLFEKIENDFVQAQIEYLIKNTDTLQLEHLVEKKAPLSNYAQQELIQRKQSQKVAASAAIPDF